From a single Fusobacterium ulcerans ATCC 49185 genomic region:
- a CDS encoding tetratricopeptide repeat protein: protein MEDLKNRVDELLENQEYDKALELLTENEINGKADTWTNSTTGWILGKLGRKEEALEYLRKVEGEEEENTWLCCEIGWNLGALGKSKEAVYYLNRAKELGRDDVWINSELGWNMGRLDRNEEAVYYLNRAKELGRDDTWIFEELGWNLGILKKYEEALENLIISEKMKEPDAWTNSQIGWNLGKMGRDEEAVAYLKKAVEQGRDDTWVFSTLAWNLGKLDRSEEALKYLLKASELGRDDEWINSEIGWNYDRLDQYEKAYEYLKKVEDMGRDDAWFFREYGWCIGRLEGDREEEALKYLRKAEEIEGADSWLNTEIGWNLGKLGKYEEALEKLKKAEEQGDSSRWLYREIAWNLGRVKNPKEALEYLKKAEDKDNLTPWICTEFAWNLGKLGEVEEAIFYLRKAKELGRDDAWVNRELGWNLGKMDKYKEALECLRKAEKMEEDPDAWLYREIGWNLGMLDEFEEALGYLRKAEEMEEADDWLNSQIGWNLGEQDKYVEAMVYIERAMKQGRDDSWINGEYGWLLTKMEKHEEALDYFKKAEAEKEPSNWLLGQLGDVYKVLGKYESALEYYKRLEEADPEDSNNFSNIADVLTKLDRREEAAEYYKKSEKKNGKVENYSIAANYEKIGDYENAAKYYYKVITEENRRDTWIYKKAGAVFKKIGKYAEALDCYRKAKEYNGKNSSKDIDAEITWLERKVK, encoded by the coding sequence ATGGAAGATTTAAAAAACAGGGTAGATGAACTTTTAGAAAATCAGGAATACGACAAAGCTCTAGAGCTCCTTACTGAGAATGAAATAAATGGGAAAGCAGATACATGGACTAATTCAACAACAGGATGGATACTTGGAAAATTAGGGAGAAAAGAGGAAGCTTTAGAATATTTAAGAAAAGTAGAGGGAGAAGAGGAAGAAAATACATGGTTATGCTGTGAAATAGGTTGGAATCTTGGAGCTCTAGGAAAGAGTAAAGAAGCAGTATATTATTTGAATAGAGCTAAGGAACTAGGAAGAGATGATGTATGGATTAATAGTGAATTAGGTTGGAATATGGGAAGATTAGATAGAAATGAAGAAGCAGTATACTATCTGAATAGAGCTAAAGAATTGGGAAGAGATGATACATGGATATTTGAGGAGCTAGGCTGGAATTTAGGTATATTAAAAAAATATGAAGAAGCTCTTGAAAATCTAATAATATCAGAGAAAATGAAAGAACCAGATGCATGGACAAATTCACAGATAGGTTGGAATCTTGGAAAAATGGGTAGAGATGAGGAAGCAGTGGCTTATCTGAAAAAAGCTGTAGAACAGGGAAGAGATGACACATGGGTTTTTTCTACTCTTGCATGGAATTTAGGAAAATTAGATAGAAGCGAGGAAGCTTTAAAATATCTTTTAAAAGCAAGTGAACTAGGAAGAGATGATGAGTGGATTAATAGTGAGATAGGGTGGAATTATGATAGATTAGATCAATATGAGAAGGCCTATGAATATTTGAAAAAAGTTGAAGATATGGGAAGAGATGATGCATGGTTTTTCAGAGAATATGGATGGTGTATAGGGAGATTAGAAGGGGATAGAGAAGAGGAAGCTCTGAAATATTTAAGAAAAGCTGAAGAGATTGAGGGAGCTGACTCATGGCTGAATACTGAAATAGGCTGGAATCTAGGAAAATTAGGAAAATATGAAGAAGCTCTTGAGAAATTAAAAAAAGCAGAGGAACAGGGAGACAGCAGTAGATGGTTATACCGCGAGATTGCATGGAACCTTGGAAGAGTTAAAAATCCAAAAGAAGCTTTAGAATACTTAAAGAAAGCTGAAGACAAAGATAATTTAACTCCTTGGATTTGTACAGAATTTGCATGGAATTTAGGGAAGTTAGGAGAAGTAGAAGAGGCTATATTCTATTTGAGAAAAGCTAAAGAATTAGGAAGAGATGATGCTTGGGTAAATAGAGAACTTGGATGGAATTTAGGAAAAATGGATAAATACAAGGAAGCTTTAGAATGTCTGAGAAAGGCGGAAAAAATGGAAGAGGATCCAGATGCATGGCTGTACAGAGAAATAGGCTGGAATCTAGGTATGCTTGATGAATTTGAAGAAGCTTTAGGATATTTAAGAAAAGCTGAAGAAATGGAAGAAGCAGATGATTGGTTAAATTCACAAATAGGTTGGAATCTTGGAGAGCAGGATAAGTATGTAGAAGCTATGGTGTACATAGAAAGAGCCATGAAGCAGGGAAGAGATGACTCTTGGATAAATGGAGAATATGGATGGCTTTTAACTAAGATGGAGAAACATGAAGAAGCTTTAGATTATTTTAAGAAGGCAGAAGCAGAAAAAGAACCATCTAACTGGCTTTTAGGACAACTTGGAGATGTATATAAAGTGCTTGGAAAATATGAATCAGCTTTAGAATACTACAAAAGACTTGAAGAAGCAGATCCAGAAGATTCAAATAATTTTTCAAACATAGCTGATGTTCTTACAAAACTTGATAGAAGAGAAGAAGCAGCGGAATATTATAAGAAAAGTGAAAAAAAAAATGGTAAAGTAGAAAATTATAGTATAGCTGCTAATTATGAGAAGATAGGCGACTATGAAAATGCAGCAAAGTATTATTATAAGGTAATTACAGAAGAAAATAGAAGAGATACATGGATATATAAAAAAGCAGGAGCAGTTTTTAAAAAGATAGGAAAATATGCAGAAGCTTTAGATTGCTATAGAAAAGCTAAAGAATACAATGGAAAAAATAGTTCTAAAGATATAGATGCAGAAATAACATGGCTTGAAAGAAAAGTAAAATAA
- a CDS encoding MFS transporter — translation MTKSANFKKWFTFVVLVIGGGTIFKLSSLKDAFYVPMQEFMGLTHTQIGAALSVYGLVQTIGNFASIYISDRFSKRIMISFSLVCIGLIGIYISTFPGYGGILLAWGLLSFFGEVVYWPVLLKAIRLLGDETEQGRLFGFLEAGRGVVDTIVAFSALGIFALLGKGSVALRGSILFYSGAVILTGIISYILVEDDKIVVADGEKINKNKLAWQGVIQAVKTPEIWVVSLTIASIYSVYCGLTYFIPFLKDIYGMPVTLIGAYGIVNQYGLKMVGGPVGGMLVDKKFKSATKFLRVALIAAAIAMFGFTLLPHETMNVYVGMACTLGFGAIIFSMRAVFFAPIDEIKVPRHISGAAMSIACIFGYSPQMFAFALYGNMLDRHPGMAGYRMVFMTMIGFAIVGVVITTILLGMIKKKKNQEIAD, via the coding sequence ATGACAAAAAGTGCAAATTTTAAAAAATGGTTTACATTTGTAGTCTTGGTAATTGGGGGAGGAACAATATTTAAACTTTCTTCATTAAAAGATGCTTTTTATGTACCTATGCAGGAATTTATGGGATTAACACATACACAAATAGGAGCAGCTCTTTCTGTATATGGACTAGTACAGACAATAGGTAACTTTGCTTCTATATATATATCAGACAGATTTTCAAAGAGAATAATGATATCTTTTTCTCTTGTATGTATTGGGCTGATTGGAATATATATATCAACATTTCCGGGGTATGGAGGAATCTTACTAGCATGGGGATTACTTTCTTTCTTTGGGGAAGTGGTATACTGGCCAGTTCTTTTAAAAGCAATAAGACTGCTTGGAGATGAAACAGAACAGGGAAGATTATTTGGATTTTTAGAAGCTGGAAGAGGAGTTGTAGATACAATAGTTGCATTTTCAGCATTAGGAATATTTGCACTATTAGGAAAAGGGTCAGTAGCTTTAAGAGGATCAATACTTTTTTATTCAGGAGCAGTTATATTAACAGGAATAATATCATATATCCTTGTTGAAGATGATAAAATAGTTGTAGCTGATGGAGAAAAGATAAATAAGAATAAACTGGCATGGCAGGGAGTAATTCAAGCAGTAAAAACTCCTGAAATATGGGTAGTATCATTGACAATAGCATCTATATACTCAGTTTACTGTGGTTTGACATACTTTATTCCATTCTTGAAAGATATTTATGGAATGCCAGTGACATTGATTGGTGCCTATGGAATAGTAAATCAATATGGTTTGAAAATGGTTGGTGGCCCTGTTGGAGGAATGCTTGTTGATAAGAAGTTTAAATCAGCAACTAAATTCTTAAGAGTAGCTTTGATAGCAGCAGCAATAGCAATGTTTGGATTTACACTTCTGCCTCATGAAACTATGAATGTATATGTTGGTATGGCTTGTACTTTAGGGTTTGGTGCTATTATTTTCTCTATGAGAGCAGTATTCTTTGCTCCGATTGATGAGATAAAAGTTCCTAGACATATAAGTGGAGCAGCAATGTCAATAGCTTGTATTTTTGGATATTCTCCACAAATGTTTGCCTTTGCACTTTATGGAAATATGCTTGACAGACATCCAGGAATGGCAGGATATAGAATGGTATTTATGACAATGATAGGATTTGCAATAGTGGGAGTAGTTATTACAACAATCTTATTAGGAATGATAAAGAAGAAAAAGAATCAAGAAATAGCAGATTAA
- a CDS encoding YhcH/YjgK/YiaL family protein produces MIFDTLENLKNYKGISANFDRAVESIMAGDYLNASEGRHDVDGDNIYFNVQENLLTREVSETCFESHQKYIDIQLIVDGEENFGYSAREVLKERNNYDSEKDYDHLDGEIEVMCKMSKDRFILFLPLEPHMPCLKVGEKKKIKKAVYKIKI; encoded by the coding sequence ATGATATTTGATACTTTAGAAAATTTAAAAAATTATAAGGGAATATCTGCTAATTTTGATAGAGCTGTTGAAAGTATAATGGCTGGAGATTATTTGAATGCTTCTGAAGGAAGGCATGATGTAGATGGAGATAACATATATTTTAATGTACAGGAAAACTTATTAACAAGAGAAGTATCTGAAACTTGTTTTGAAAGCCATCAAAAATATATAGATATTCAATTAATAGTTGATGGAGAAGAAAATTTTGGATATTCAGCAAGAGAAGTGCTGAAAGAGAGAAATAACTATGATTCAGAAAAAGACTATGATCATTTAGATGGAGAAATAGAAGTGATGTGTAAAATGTCAAAAGATAGATTTATTCTTTTTCTTCCACTGGAACCTCATATGCCATGTTTAAAAGTTGGAGAAAAGAAAAAAATAAAAAAAGCTGTATATAAAATAAAAATTTAA
- a CDS encoding sugar phosphate isomerase/epimerase family protein — translation MLKLGLETESLHLWLQHKRMDIFGFIEKAHELGLDGVQINVIKDYNLDENWGALESNSDEHLRKIKELLNKYGMYVELDMRNLDYERLVEVLEVANKLGADVIRSYIPIKPLERKENTSGAEGAYDFAKVRYDFDMKSYDEGIEKVKRIIPLLEKYRIKLALENHEYETSEELVNVIKKIDSKWVGFLFDFGNSMMAWEEPVKAAENMAPYTYTTHFKDHIIIEEPEDKYGYVVCGVPAGRGNIDLEKCFNILMEKSSLTRINVESCHPYCAQFKRTPGTGGVEKVGEGTFKVEKHPYDYNIIKPAQYYYPHEVSEEMLEKLIEDQLNGLIETVDYLKKLRDNYSK, via the coding sequence ATGTTGAAATTGGGATTGGAAACAGAAAGTCTTCATTTATGGCTGCAGCATAAGAGAATGGATATATTTGGATTTATAGAGAAAGCTCATGAACTTGGATTGGATGGAGTTCAGATAAATGTTATAAAAGATTATAATCTTGATGAAAATTGGGGGGCTTTAGAAAGCAACTCAGATGAACATTTGAGAAAAATAAAAGAGTTATTGAATAAATATGGAATGTATGTAGAGCTGGATATGAGAAATCTTGACTATGAACGTTTGGTAGAGGTGTTGGAAGTTGCAAATAAATTAGGTGCAGATGTAATCAGATCATATATACCAATCAAACCTCTTGAAAGGAAAGAAAATACTTCTGGAGCAGAGGGAGCTTATGATTTTGCTAAAGTACGTTATGATTTTGATATGAAGTCATATGATGAAGGAATAGAGAAAGTAAAAAGAATTATTCCATTATTAGAAAAATATAGAATAAAGCTTGCATTGGAAAATCACGAATATGAAACGTCAGAAGAACTAGTAAATGTAATAAAAAAGATAGATTCTAAATGGGTAGGATTTTTATTTGACTTTGGAAACTCTATGATGGCTTGGGAAGAACCAGTAAAAGCTGCAGAAAATATGGCACCATATACTTATACTACTCATTTTAAAGATCATATAATAATAGAAGAACCAGAAGATAAATATGGATATGTAGTTTGTGGAGTTCCAGCTGGAAGAGGAAATATTGATTTAGAAAAATGTTTTAATATTTTGATGGAAAAATCATCTCTTACTAGAATAAATGTAGAAAGCTGTCATCCATATTGTGCTCAGTTTAAAAGAACACCAGGAACTGGGGGAGTAGAAAAAGTAGGAGAAGGAACTTTTAAAGTTGAAAAACATCCTTATGACTATAATATTATAAAGCCAGCTCAATATTATTATCCACATGAAGTATCTGAGGAAATGCTGGAAAAACTGATAGAAGATCAATTAAATGGATTGATTGAAACTGTAGATTATTTAAAAAAATTAAGAGATAATTATTCGAAGTAA
- a CDS encoding GNAT family N-acetyltransferase has product MDIIIRTVKLDDIESINTLYREVDELHLEKYPELFKKPEEEGRSLEYIKSIIATPYREIFVAERGGEIVGIAEVMVTKNQPFPVKIDMKWVALDNLVVSEKFKGHGIGSMLVDCVIDWARDWNINRIELKVYEQNFEALSFYEAKGFETLNRTMFLNIE; this is encoded by the coding sequence ATGGATATAATAATAAGAACAGTAAAATTAGATGATATAGAGAGTATTAATACTTTGTATAGAGAAGTTGATGAACTTCATTTGGAAAAATATCCAGAGCTTTTTAAGAAGCCAGAAGAGGAAGGAAGATCTCTAGAGTACATAAAAAGCATTATAGCAACCCCATATAGAGAGATATTTGTAGCTGAACGTGGGGGAGAGATAGTAGGAATAGCAGAAGTGATGGTTACTAAAAATCAGCCTTTTCCAGTAAAAATAGATATGAAATGGGTAGCATTAGATAATCTTGTAGTAAGTGAAAAATTTAAAGGACATGGAATAGGAAGTATGCTTGTAGATTGTGTTATAGATTGGGCGAGAGATTGGAATATAAACAGAATAGAATTAAAAGTTTATGAACAGAATTTTGAAGCTCTATCTTTTTATGAAGCAAAGGGATTTGAAACACTTAACAGGACAATGTTTTTAAACATAGAATAA
- a CDS encoding FUSC family protein — translation MVEKNVKILKRAFLVSIAVAISIWVCNYFNLSHFYAGIGALNVSDLNDSKTRKQAYERVMTTIFGGVIAVIICYMGFQENLVMYILGLCVVCCFNEIVMRIPSSVGCIAFTYIMLNVDPERTPVAYLMERVIGTFAGVAAISLVITLYNAFFDKEEMKNKVPPTPKADLKKQIMRGLEPGMAVILGLAAIKFINHFFDPVYITNYTLYYCALAIVVPFRLEWDELLLRTKERFLSTVFGGFVAFALYFSGFTGTFWCSVGIILVIIITEIFVKVPASLGGIVFMFIMVNMKKPGLTPMLYYTNRVYGTAVGVITIIIFSYIFNKVAEKYKKPKRNSKVFKGDVK, via the coding sequence ATGGTAGAAAAAAATGTCAAAATACTAAAGAGAGCATTTTTAGTATCTATAGCAGTTGCCATATCCATATGGGTGTGTAATTATTTTAACCTTTCTCATTTTTATGCAGGGATAGGAGCTTTGAATGTATCAGATTTAAATGATTCAAAAACAAGAAAACAAGCCTATGAAAGAGTCATGACAACTATATTTGGAGGAGTAATAGCAGTTATTATATGCTATATGGGATTTCAGGAAAATCTTGTTATGTATATATTAGGACTGTGTGTTGTATGCTGCTTCAATGAAATTGTAATGAGAATTCCATCTTCTGTAGGATGTATAGCTTTTACTTATATTATGCTGAATGTTGATCCTGAAAGAACTCCAGTTGCCTATCTTATGGAAAGAGTAATAGGGACTTTTGCTGGAGTTGCTGCAATATCTCTTGTAATTACGCTGTATAACGCATTTTTTGATAAAGAAGAAATGAAAAATAAAGTACCACCAACGCCAAAAGCTGACTTGAAGAAGCAGATAATGAGAGGATTAGAACCAGGAATGGCTGTTATTTTAGGATTGGCAGCAATAAAGTTTATCAATCACTTTTTTGATCCTGTGTATATAACAAATTATACTCTGTATTATTGTGCTCTTGCTATTGTAGTACCTTTTAGACTCGAATGGGATGAACTTCTTTTGCGGACAAAAGAAAGATTTCTCAGCACAGTGTTTGGAGGATTTGTAGCATTTGCTTTATATTTTTCAGGCTTTACAGGTACTTTTTGGTGTTCGGTTGGAATAATACTTGTAATAATAATAACAGAAATATTTGTAAAAGTTCCTGCTTCTTTAGGGGGAATAGTTTTTATGTTTATAATGGTTAACATGAAAAAGCCTGGATTGACACCTATGCTTTATTATACTAACAGAGTATACGGAACAGCTGTTGGAGTTATAACAATAATCATATTTTCATATATATTTAATAAAGTTGCTGAAAAATACAAGAAACCAAAAAGAAATAGTAAAGTATTTAAGGGAGATGTAAAATGA